From a single Arachis hypogaea cultivar Tifrunner chromosome 3, arahy.Tifrunner.gnm2.J5K5, whole genome shotgun sequence genomic region:
- the LOC112789027 gene encoding uracil-DNA glycosylase, mitochondrial isoform X2 has translation MKCSNQLTSMLRGWARHISIRRSYINPPTTFPPSTESERFTRHFHFHSQFQKPDMSSSSAPSKTLMDFFQPPSKRIKTTPTSLLIPNSNDANGSSASLSVDQKSRVDYNKHLAKSKRNLKICLDKVSNSKGVVKLEELLVEDTWLEALSGELQKPYALSLSKFVESEICNSNIDAVYPPSHLIFNALNSTPFDRVKAVILGQDPYHGPGQAMGLSFSVPEGVKVPSSLVNIFKELKEDLGCSVPRHGNLEKWAVQGVLLLNTVLTVRKHQANSHAKKGWEQFTDAVIKTISQKREGVVFLLWGNSAREKSRLIDATKHHILQAAHPSSLSANRGFFGCRHFSRTNQLLEKRGIDPIDWQL, from the exons ATGAAATGTAGCAATCAGCTCACCAGCATGTTGAGGGGCTGGGCTAGGCACATTTCAATCCGTAGATCCTATATAAACCCGCCTACTACTTTCCCGCCATCTACAGAGAGCGAGAGATTCACCCGccattttcatttccattccCAATTCCAAAAACCAGACATGTCTTCTTCTTCGGCCCCCTCCAAAACCCTAATGGATTTCTTCCAACCACCTTCCAAACGAATCAAAACCACTCCCACTTCACTCTTAATCCCCAACTCCAACGACGCCAATGGCTCCTCCGCCTCACTCTCCGTTGACCAGAAATCACGCGTCGATTACAACAAGCACCTCGCAAAATCCAAGCGCAACCTCAAAATATGCCTGGATAAGGTCTCCAACTCCAAAG GTGTTGTGAAACTGGAGGAGCTGCTGGTGGAGGACACGTGGTTGGAAGCACTCTCTGGTGAGCTCCAGAAACCTTATGCACTGAGCCTCTCAAAGTTTGTTGAATCTGAGATTTGCAATAGCAACATTGATGCTGTGTATCCTCCTTCTCACCTCATCTTCAATGCTCTTAACTCTACCCCTTTCGATAGGGTTAAGGCCGTTATCCTTGGACAG GACCCTTATCATGGACCTGGTCAAGCAATGGGCCTTTCATTCTCAGTCCCTGAGGGTGTGAAAGTTCCTTCCAGTTTGGTAAATATATTTAAGGAGCTCAAAGAAGATCTTGGTTGTTCAGTTCCACGTCATGGAAATCTAGAAAAATGGGCTGTACAG GGTGTTCTCTTACTTAATACCGTACTCACAG TCAGGAAACATCAAGCAAACTCTCATGCAAAAAAGGGCTGGGAACAATTTACTGATGCTGTTATCAAAACAATCTCGCAGAAAAGGGAAGGCGTTGTCTTTCTGTTGTGGGGCAACTCTGCTCGGGAGAAATCTAG GTTAATTGATGCAACAAAACATCATATACTTCAAGCTGCACATCCTTCTAGTTTGTCTGCAAATAGAGGCTTCTTTGGGTGCAG GCACTTCTCTCGCACAAACCAGCTTCTGGAGAAAAGGGGCATTGATCCCATAGATTGGCAACTATAA
- the LOC112789027 gene encoding uracil-DNA glycosylase, mitochondrial isoform X1 has protein sequence MKCSNQLTSMLRGWARHISIRRSYINPPTTFPPSTESERFTRHFHFHSQFQKPDMSSSSAPSKTLMDFFQPPSKRIKTTPTSLLIPNSNDANGSSASLSVDQKSRVDYNKHLAKSKRNLKICLDKVSNSKGVVKLEELLVEDTWLEALSGELQKPYALSLSKFVESEICNSNIDAVYPPSHLIFNALNSTPFDRVKAVILGQDPYHGPGQAMGLSFSVPEGVKVPSSLVNIFKELKEDLGCSVPRHGNLEKWAVQVMLTFNKYFVNSVRKHQANSHAKKGWEQFTDAVIKTISQKREGVVFLLWGNSAREKSRLIDATKHHILQAAHPSSLSANRGFFGCRHFSRTNQLLEKRGIDPIDWQL, from the exons ATGAAATGTAGCAATCAGCTCACCAGCATGTTGAGGGGCTGGGCTAGGCACATTTCAATCCGTAGATCCTATATAAACCCGCCTACTACTTTCCCGCCATCTACAGAGAGCGAGAGATTCACCCGccattttcatttccattccCAATTCCAAAAACCAGACATGTCTTCTTCTTCGGCCCCCTCCAAAACCCTAATGGATTTCTTCCAACCACCTTCCAAACGAATCAAAACCACTCCCACTTCACTCTTAATCCCCAACTCCAACGACGCCAATGGCTCCTCCGCCTCACTCTCCGTTGACCAGAAATCACGCGTCGATTACAACAAGCACCTCGCAAAATCCAAGCGCAACCTCAAAATATGCCTGGATAAGGTCTCCAACTCCAAAG GTGTTGTGAAACTGGAGGAGCTGCTGGTGGAGGACACGTGGTTGGAAGCACTCTCTGGTGAGCTCCAGAAACCTTATGCACTGAGCCTCTCAAAGTTTGTTGAATCTGAGATTTGCAATAGCAACATTGATGCTGTGTATCCTCCTTCTCACCTCATCTTCAATGCTCTTAACTCTACCCCTTTCGATAGGGTTAAGGCCGTTATCCTTGGACAG GACCCTTATCATGGACCTGGTCAAGCAATGGGCCTTTCATTCTCAGTCCCTGAGGGTGTGAAAGTTCCTTCCAGTTTGGTAAATATATTTAAGGAGCTCAAAGAAGATCTTGGTTGTTCAGTTCCACGTCATGGAAATCTAGAAAAATGGGCTGTACAGGTTA TGTTGACTTTTAACAAATACTTTGTGAATTCAGTCAGGAAACATCAAGCAAACTCTCATGCAAAAAAGGGCTGGGAACAATTTACTGATGCTGTTATCAAAACAATCTCGCAGAAAAGGGAAGGCGTTGTCTTTCTGTTGTGGGGCAACTCTGCTCGGGAGAAATCTAG GTTAATTGATGCAACAAAACATCATATACTTCAAGCTGCACATCCTTCTAGTTTGTCTGCAAATAGAGGCTTCTTTGGGTGCAG GCACTTCTCTCGCACAAACCAGCTTCTGGAGAAAAGGGGCATTGATCCCATAGATTGGCAACTATAA
- the LOC112789028 gene encoding large ribosomal subunit protein eL8y: MAPKRGGKAPVPASKKKPEKVTNPLFEKRPKQFGIGGALPPKRDLTRFVKWPKTVQIQRKKRILKQRLKVPPALNQFTKTLDKNLATSLFKILLKYRPEDKAEKKERLLKRAQAETEGKTVEAKKPIVVKYGLNHVTYLIEQNKAQLVVIAHDVDPIELVVWLPALCRKMEIPYCIVKGKARLGSIVHKKTASVLCLTSVKNEDKLEFSRVLEAIKANFNDKYDEYRKKWGGGIMGSKSQAKTKAKERLLAKEAAQRMS, from the exons ATG GCTCCTAAACGAGGTGGAAAAGCGCCAGTTCCAGCTTCGAAGAAGAAGCCT GAGAAGGTTACGAACCCGTTGTTCGAGAAGCGTCCTAAGCAGTTCGGGATCGGAGGAGCATTGCCGCCAAAGAGGGATTTGACTCGTTTTGTGAAGTGGCCTAAGACCGTACAAATCCAGAGGAAGAAGAGGATCCTCAAGCAGAGGTTGAAGGTTCCACCAGCTTTGAACCAGTTCACCAAGACCCTTGACAAGAACCTTG CAACCAGCCTTTTCAAGATACTTCTGAAGTACAGGCCAGAGGATAAAGCTGAAAAGAAGGAGCGACTTTTGAAAAGGGCCCAGGCCGAGACTGAGGGCAAAACCGTTGAAGCTAAAAAGCCTATTGTTGTGAAGTATGGTCTCAATCACGTTACCTACCTTATTGAGCAG AACAAAGCTCAGTTGGTTGTGATTGCTCATGATGTGGACCCAATTGAATTGGTTGTCTGGCTTCCCGCATTGTGTAGGAAGATGGAAATTCCATACTGCATTGTCAAGGGCAAGGCTCGCCTTGGATCG ATTGTACACAAGAAAACGGCATCTGTTTTGTGCTTGACCAGTGTCAAGAACGAAGACAAATTAGAGTTCAGCAGGGTCCTAGAGGCTATCAAG GCTAACTTCAATGACAAGTATGATGAGTACAGAAAGAAATGGGGTGGCGGTATCATGGGTTCTAAATCCCAAGCCAAAACTAAGGCAAAGGAGAGGCTTCTTGCTAAGGAGGCTGCTCAGAGGATGTCTTAA